A DNA window from Bacteroidota bacterium contains the following coding sequences:
- a CDS encoding TIGR01777 family oxidoreductase, whose amino-acid sequence MERILLAGVTGFIGRPLVRALAASDRRLLVLTRRPEAAPPEWADLAGLELVSWDGRSLGPWVQAVSGCRAVINLSGASIASGRWTRARKAELWESRVRSTEALVRAICDSPEPPALLLNASATGYYGSRPEPVTEASGPGEGFLAELAQAWEAAAEPVRSRGVRLVLARIGVVFGAGGGMLARLLPLYRLGLGGRLGSGRQPIAWIHREDAVRALLFALERPDLEGPYNVVAPQTLTQAELSRLLARLLGRPDLWRVPTWLLELALGRERAQELLLGGAPVLPQRLAELGFRWRYPDPETALMAILEQAGLHASAAA is encoded by the coding sequence TGCTCACCCGGAGGCCGGAGGCCGCGCCACCGGAATGGGCCGATCTGGCGGGCCTGGAGCTTGTAAGCTGGGACGGCCGCAGCCTCGGTCCGTGGGTCCAGGCCGTATCCGGATGCCGGGCCGTCATCAACCTTTCGGGCGCCTCCATCGCCTCGGGCCGCTGGACGCGCGCGCGCAAAGCCGAGCTTTGGGAAAGCCGGGTTCGATCGACCGAGGCGCTCGTGCGCGCCATCTGCGATAGCCCCGAGCCCCCGGCCCTGCTGCTTAACGCCTCGGCTACGGGCTACTACGGCAGCCGACCGGAGCCCGTAACGGAGGCCTCTGGGCCGGGCGAGGGCTTTTTGGCCGAGCTCGCCCAGGCCTGGGAGGCCGCAGCCGAGCCCGTCCGGAGCCGGGGCGTGCGCCTGGTCCTGGCCCGAATCGGCGTCGTCTTCGGGGCCGGAGGCGGGATGCTGGCCCGGCTGTTGCCCCTGTACCGCCTGGGCTTGGGGGGGCGCTTGGGAAGCGGACGGCAGCCCATAGCGTGGATCCACCGGGAGGACGCCGTACGGGCCCTGTTGTTTGCCCTAGAACGGCCCGATCTAGAGGGGCCGTATAACGTCGTGGCCCCGCAGACGCTAACGCAGGCCGAGCTTTCGCGCCTGCTCGCCCGCTTGCTTGGCCGTCCCGACCTCTGGCGCGTGCCCACGTGGCTCTTAGAGCTCGCCCTGGGCCGGGAGCGGGCTCAGGAGCTGCTCCTCGGAGGGGCGCCGGTGCTGCCGCAGCGGCTTGCCGAGCTCGGCTTTCGGTGGCGCTATCCGGATCCGGAGACGGCCCTGATGGCTATTCTGGAGCAAGCCGGCCTTCATGCAAGCGCAGCCGCTTAA
- a CDS encoding sigma-54 dependent transcriptional regulator produces MPHRILVVDDERAIRNALREILEHEGYRVEEAASAEEALEQALRSEVDLVLLDVKMPGRDGLEVLEALRQGRPELPVVLLTGHGTIELAVEAIRRGAFDFLEKPPDLNRLLVTLRNALRSARLEAENRALRRRLERLDPILGQSPAIEEVRAILERVAPTEARVLILGESGTGKELVARWIHARSRRGEGPFVALNCAAIPAELLEAELFGHEKGAFTGAIKDRPGLFELASSGTLFLDEIGDMPLQAQAKVLRALEERHVQRIGGRRPIPVDVRILAATNKDLAALVRAGAFREDLYHRLAVITLRLPPLRERPEDVPLLAQARLERVCAENGFPPKRFSQAALRALQALPWPGNVRELYNAVERLAILATGPEITADDVRRHVSGADSGSALPWEEARTWAEFRARAERYFLERELARHGWNVLRTAEAIGMPRSHLYA; encoded by the coding sequence ATGCCACACCGCATCCTGGTCGTAGACGATGAGCGGGCCATCCGCAACGCCCTGCGGGAGATCCTGGAGCACGAAGGCTACCGGGTCGAGGAGGCCGCTAGCGCCGAGGAGGCCCTAGAGCAGGCCCTGCGATCGGAGGTGGATCTTGTGCTCCTGGACGTCAAGATGCCGGGCCGCGACGGTCTGGAGGTCCTGGAGGCGCTACGCCAGGGGCGGCCGGAGCTACCCGTGGTCCTGCTTACGGGGCACGGCACGATCGAGCTTGCCGTGGAGGCCATCCGGCGCGGGGCCTTTGATTTTCTGGAAAAGCCCCCGGATCTGAACCGGCTGCTCGTTACGCTGCGCAACGCGCTGCGTAGCGCCCGGCTTGAGGCGGAAAACCGGGCCCTGCGCCGGCGCCTGGAGCGTCTGGATCCCATCTTGGGCCAAAGCCCGGCCATCGAGGAGGTGCGCGCGATCCTCGAACGCGTAGCCCCAACGGAGGCGCGCGTGCTCATCCTGGGCGAATCCGGAACGGGCAAAGAGCTCGTGGCCCGCTGGATCCATGCCCGGTCCCGGCGTGGGGAGGGGCCCTTTGTGGCGCTAAACTGCGCGGCCATACCGGCTGAGCTATTGGAGGCGGAGCTATTCGGGCACGAAAAAGGCGCCTTTACGGGCGCCATCAAGGACCGGCCCGGGCTGTTTGAGCTGGCCAGCTCCGGAACCCTTTTCCTGGATGAGATCGGCGACATGCCCCTGCAGGCCCAGGCCAAGGTCCTGCGCGCGCTCGAAGAGCGGCACGTGCAGCGCATCGGCGGCCGAAGGCCGATTCCCGTGGACGTGCGGATCCTGGCCGCCACGAACAAAGACCTGGCCGCGCTTGTGCGCGCGGGCGCCTTTCGGGAGGACCTCTACCACAGGCTGGCCGTGATCACGCTGCGGCTGCCGCCGTTGCGGGAGCGGCCCGAGGACGTGCCCCTGCTGGCCCAGGCCAGGCTGGAGCGCGTCTGCGCGGAAAACGGCTTTCCGCCCAAGCGCTTTAGCCAAGCCGCCCTGCGCGCGCTACAGGCCCTGCCCTGGCCGGGCAACGTGCGCGAGCTCTACAACGCGGTGGAGCGGCTCGCTATCCTGGCGACGGGCCCGGAGATCACGGCCGACGACGTGCGCCGGCACGTATCGGGTGCGGATTCGGGCTCTGCGTTGCCTTGGGAGGAGGCGCGCACCTGGGCGGAGTTTCGCGCCCGCGCGGAGCGCTATTTTCTGGAGCGCGAGCTGGCGCGGCACGGCTGGAACGTCCTGCGCACGGCCGAGGCCATCGGCATGCCCCGCAGCCACCTGTACGC
- a CDS encoding ABC transporter ATP-binding protein — MAEAILWARELRKSYPWGRGRLEVLRGVDLELRPAEFVALLGASGSGKSTLLHLLAGLDAPDSGQVLLDGQDLFALDGPGRARVRGERIGFVFQFPHLLGELSALENVALPLWMAGWGRAEALRQARALLGRVGLADRLAHRPSELSGGEQQRVAIARALIRRPALLLADEPTGNLDVQTAREVLALLDELRREFGTALLLATHDPEVAARALKRLRLHEGRLAPE, encoded by the coding sequence ATGGCGGAGGCGATCCTCTGGGCAAGGGAGCTGCGCAAATCCTACCCCTGGGGCCGGGGCCGGCTTGAGGTCCTGCGCGGGGTGGACTTGGAGCTCAGGCCGGCCGAATTCGTGGCCCTGCTGGGCGCCTCGGGTTCAGGCAAGAGCACGCTGTTGCACCTGCTTGCCGGCCTCGATGCGCCGGATTCGGGGCAGGTGCTCCTGGACGGACAGGACCTGTTCGCGCTCGACGGGCCCGGCCGGGCCCGGGTGCGGGGCGAGCGCATCGGGTTTGTGTTTCAGTTTCCGCACCTGCTGGGTGAGCTTTCGGCCCTAGAGAACGTGGCCCTGCCGCTTTGGATGGCCGGCTGGGGCCGCGCCGAGGCCCTCCGGCAGGCCCGGGCGCTTCTGGGGCGGGTGGGGCTTGCCGATAGGCTCGCGCACCGGCCCTCGGAGCTCTCCGGGGGCGAACAGCAGCGCGTGGCCATAGCGCGCGCGCTCATCCGGCGTCCGGCCCTGCTCCTGGCCGATGAGCCCACCGGCAACCTGGACGTGCAGACGGCGCGTGAGGTCCTGGCGCTGCTGGATGAGCTACGCCGCGAGTTCGGAACGGCCCTGCTTTTGGCCACGCACGATCCGGAGGTGGCCGCGCGGGCCCTTAAGCGGCTGCGCTTGCATGAAGGCCGGCTTGCTCCAGAATAG